A single region of the Malus sylvestris chromosome 8, drMalSylv7.2, whole genome shotgun sequence genome encodes:
- the LOC126631705 gene encoding BTB/POZ domain-containing protein At1g21780, which translates to MADSKVETISRLAQWRIENFGPCSYKKSDPFRLGIWNWHFSIEKNRYLYIRLFPEPSRVSKEQPPLARFVLRVSSPGPGPGRKPYISPVHERLLRTSEDFVWPVDSTFLGRFIIDVEFLDLKICPSNGGEASPVWPADGLMQSVSTQSTLRCLSRMLDEGIHADVTINTADGSLRAHKAILSATSPVFQSMFSHDLKEKESSIIHIVDMSLESCMALLSYLYGTIKQEDFWKHRLALLGAADKYDIADLKDACEESLLEDINSTNVLERLQDAWLYQLNKLKKGCLMYLFDFGKIYDVREEVSNFFRHADRELMTEMFQEVLTVWKPV; encoded by the exons ATGGCCGATTCCAAAGTGGAGACAATCTCCCGATTAGCCCAATGGAGGATCGAGAACTTCGGACCTTGCTCTTACAAAAAGTCCGACCCTTTCCGGCTCGGAATCTGGAATTG GCATTTTTCGATAGAGAAGAATCGGTACCTCTACATTCGTCTGTTTCCAGAGCCGTCGCGGGTGTCGAAAGAACAGCCTCCCCTTGCTCGCTTTGTTCTCAGAGTCTCTAGCCCCGGCCCCGGCCCCGGCCGTAAGCCTTACATCTCTCCTG TTCATGAAAGACTGCTTCGTACAAGTGAAGACTTTGTCTGGCCTGTTGATTCCACCTTCCTTGGTCGCTTCATCATTGATGTTGAGTTTCTCGACTTGAAGATATGCCCTTCAAAT GGCGGGGAAGCTAGTCCTGTATGGCCTGCTGATGGATTGATGCAATCTGTATCAACCCAAAGCACTCTCCGGTGCCTCTCTCGCATGCTTGATGAGGGCATCCATGCTGATGTTACTATCAACACTGCTGATGGCAGTTTAAGAGCTCACAAAGCAATTCTTTCTGCAACTTCTCCCGTGTTCCAAAGCATGTTCAGTCACGACCTTAAGGAAAAAGAGTCCTCCATAATCCACATAGTAGACATGTCCCTGGAATCTTGCATGGCACTTCTAAGTTACCTCTATGGAACCATTAAACAAGAAGATTTCTGGAAGCACCGGTTGGCACTTCTAGGGGCAGCAGACAAGTACGACATTGCAGACTTAAAAGATGCTTGTGAGGAAAGCCTTTTGGAAGATATTAACTCAACGAATGTCCTTGAGAGGCTGCAAGACGCCTGGTTGTACCAGCTGAATAAGCTTAAGAAAGGATGCTTGATGTACTTGTTTGATTTTGGAAAAATATATGACGTGAGAGAAGAAGTAAGTAACTTTTTCAGGCATGCAGACCGAGAATTGATGACGGAAATGTTTCAGGAGGTGCTTACTGTTTGGAAGCCTGTGTAG
- the LOC126631704 gene encoding chlorophyllide a oxygenase, chloroplastic-like isoform X2 — protein sequence MSLSASNAMTIVATAAALSLPISFCRTTKLSTRKGVKGGFRVFAVFGEQSDIEKKNAWSTLFDVEDPRSKFPQSKGKFLDANQALEVARFDIQYCDWRARQDVLAIMLLHEKVVDVLNPLAREYKSIGTVKKELAELQEELGEAHRQVHISEARVSTALDKLAYMEELVNDKLLQDRATTSSEEASPSPSTSTQSLDSVKRKPPRKSLNVSGPVQSYHPRLKNFWYPVAFTTDLKDDTMVPLDCFEEPWVLFRGKDGKPGCVQNTCAHRACPLDLGSVNEGRITCPYHGWEYSTDGTCEKMPSTRLHKVKIKSLPCFEKDGMLWIWPGADPPSATLPSLQPPAGFQIHAELVIELPVEHGLLLDNLLDLAHAPFTHTSTFAKGWSVPSFVKFLTPTSGLQGYWDPYPIDMEFRPPCMVNSTIGISKPGKLEGQSTKQCSTHLHQLHVCLPSSRGKTRLLYRMSLDFAPVLKHVPFMNFMWRHFAQQVLNEDLRLVLGQQERMNNGANVWNWPVTYDKLGVRYRQWRDALERGDKQLPFTKST from the exons aTGAGTCTGTCAGCTTCAAACGCCATGACCATTGTAGCCACAGCTGCAGCTCTATCTCTGCCAATATCTTTTTGCAGAACGACCAAGCTTAGCACCAGGAAG GGTGTGAAAGGAGGATTTCGAGTATTTGCTGTATTCGGAGAGCAGTCAGATATAGAGAAGAAGAATGCTTGGAGCACACTCTTTGATGTGGAGGATCCAAGGTCGAAATTTCCACAATCTAAGGGCAAGTTTCTGGATGCAAACCAGGCCTTGGAAGTTGCTAGATTTGATATACAGTATTGTGATTGGCGAGCTCGGCAAGATGTGCTCGCAATCATGCTCCTCCATGAAAAG GTTGTGGACGTTCTAAATCCTCTAGCCCGAGAATATAAGTCTATAGGTACTGTCAAAAAGGAGCTCGCAGAGTTGCAAGAAGAACTAGGGGAGGCTCATAGACAG GTTCATATATCGGAAGCAAGGGTTTCCACAGCGTTGGATAAATTGGCTTACATGGAAGAATTAGTGAATGATAAGCTGTTACAGGATAGAGCAACTACATCTTCCGAGGAAGCATCCCCTTCTCCCAGCACTTCTACGCAATCTCTAGATTCTGTAAAAAGGAAGCCTCCTCGAAAAAGCTTGAACGTTTCAGGTCCAGTTCAATCCTACCATCCCCGATTGAAGAATTTTTGGTATCCTGTTGCCTTCACCACTGACCTGAAAGATGATACCATG GTGCCACTTGATTGTTTTGAGGAACCATGGGTTCTCTTTCGTGGAAAAGATGGGAAGCCTGGATGTGTGCAGAATACTTGTGCGCACAGAGCTTGCCCTCTTGACCTCGGCTCAGTAAATGAGGGCCGTATCACGTGCCCTTACCATG GGTGGGAGTATTCAACCGATGGAACATGTGAAAAAATGCCATCTACGCGATTACACAAAGTGAAGATTAAGTCATTGCCATGTTTCGAGAAAGATGGAATGTTGTGGATTTGGCCCGGTGCTGATCCTCCGTCAGCCACCCTTCCTTCTTTACAACCTCCTGCAGGATTTCAAATCCATGCCGAG CTCGTCATAGAACTCCCAGTGGAACATGGGCTGCTTCTTGATAACCTTTTAGATCTCGCTCATGCTCCTTTCACTCACACGTCCACCTTCGCGAAGGGATGGAGTGTTCCTAg CTTCGTGAAATTCTTGACGCCTACATCTGGCCTCCAAGGATATTGGGACCCTTATCCtatagatatggaatttcgacCACCTTGTATGGTAAATTCAACCATCGGGATCTCAAAACCGGGAAAACTGGAAGGGCAGAGTACTAAACAGTGTTCCACACATCTTCATCAACTCCATGTATGCTTACCTTCTTCGAGAGGTAAAACAAGGTTATTATACAGAATGTCACTGGATTTTGCGCCCGTGCTGAAGCACGTTCCATTCATGAACTTTATGTGGAGGCATTTTGCCCAACAG GTTTTGAACGAGGATCTAAGGCTCGTGCTAGGTCAACAAGAGCGAATGAACAACGGGGCAAATGTCTGGAATTGGCCGGTGACATATGACAAGCTAGGAGTGAGGTACAGGCAATGGAGAGACGCCTTGGAACGAGGAGATAAACAACTACCCTTCACCAAATCAACTTAA
- the LOC126631704 gene encoding chlorophyllide a oxygenase, chloroplastic-like isoform X1, translated as MSLSASNAMTIVATAAALSLPISFCRTTKLSTRKVVGCVKFQGVKGGFRVFAVFGEQSDIEKKNAWSTLFDVEDPRSKFPQSKGKFLDANQALEVARFDIQYCDWRARQDVLAIMLLHEKVVDVLNPLAREYKSIGTVKKELAELQEELGEAHRQVHISEARVSTALDKLAYMEELVNDKLLQDRATTSSEEASPSPSTSTQSLDSVKRKPPRKSLNVSGPVQSYHPRLKNFWYPVAFTTDLKDDTMVPLDCFEEPWVLFRGKDGKPGCVQNTCAHRACPLDLGSVNEGRITCPYHGWEYSTDGTCEKMPSTRLHKVKIKSLPCFEKDGMLWIWPGADPPSATLPSLQPPAGFQIHAELVIELPVEHGLLLDNLLDLAHAPFTHTSTFAKGWSVPSFVKFLTPTSGLQGYWDPYPIDMEFRPPCMVNSTIGISKPGKLEGQSTKQCSTHLHQLHVCLPSSRGKTRLLYRMSLDFAPVLKHVPFMNFMWRHFAQQVLNEDLRLVLGQQERMNNGANVWNWPVTYDKLGVRYRQWRDALERGDKQLPFTKST; from the exons aTGAGTCTGTCAGCTTCAAACGCCATGACCATTGTAGCCACAGCTGCAGCTCTATCTCTGCCAATATCTTTTTGCAGAACGACCAAGCTTAGCACCAGGAAG GTGGTTGGGTGTGTTAAATTTCAGGGTGTGAAAGGAGGATTTCGAGTATTTGCTGTATTCGGAGAGCAGTCAGATATAGAGAAGAAGAATGCTTGGAGCACACTCTTTGATGTGGAGGATCCAAGGTCGAAATTTCCACAATCTAAGGGCAAGTTTCTGGATGCAAACCAGGCCTTGGAAGTTGCTAGATTTGATATACAGTATTGTGATTGGCGAGCTCGGCAAGATGTGCTCGCAATCATGCTCCTCCATGAAAAG GTTGTGGACGTTCTAAATCCTCTAGCCCGAGAATATAAGTCTATAGGTACTGTCAAAAAGGAGCTCGCAGAGTTGCAAGAAGAACTAGGGGAGGCTCATAGACAG GTTCATATATCGGAAGCAAGGGTTTCCACAGCGTTGGATAAATTGGCTTACATGGAAGAATTAGTGAATGATAAGCTGTTACAGGATAGAGCAACTACATCTTCCGAGGAAGCATCCCCTTCTCCCAGCACTTCTACGCAATCTCTAGATTCTGTAAAAAGGAAGCCTCCTCGAAAAAGCTTGAACGTTTCAGGTCCAGTTCAATCCTACCATCCCCGATTGAAGAATTTTTGGTATCCTGTTGCCTTCACCACTGACCTGAAAGATGATACCATG GTGCCACTTGATTGTTTTGAGGAACCATGGGTTCTCTTTCGTGGAAAAGATGGGAAGCCTGGATGTGTGCAGAATACTTGTGCGCACAGAGCTTGCCCTCTTGACCTCGGCTCAGTAAATGAGGGCCGTATCACGTGCCCTTACCATG GGTGGGAGTATTCAACCGATGGAACATGTGAAAAAATGCCATCTACGCGATTACACAAAGTGAAGATTAAGTCATTGCCATGTTTCGAGAAAGATGGAATGTTGTGGATTTGGCCCGGTGCTGATCCTCCGTCAGCCACCCTTCCTTCTTTACAACCTCCTGCAGGATTTCAAATCCATGCCGAG CTCGTCATAGAACTCCCAGTGGAACATGGGCTGCTTCTTGATAACCTTTTAGATCTCGCTCATGCTCCTTTCACTCACACGTCCACCTTCGCGAAGGGATGGAGTGTTCCTAg CTTCGTGAAATTCTTGACGCCTACATCTGGCCTCCAAGGATATTGGGACCCTTATCCtatagatatggaatttcgacCACCTTGTATGGTAAATTCAACCATCGGGATCTCAAAACCGGGAAAACTGGAAGGGCAGAGTACTAAACAGTGTTCCACACATCTTCATCAACTCCATGTATGCTTACCTTCTTCGAGAGGTAAAACAAGGTTATTATACAGAATGTCACTGGATTTTGCGCCCGTGCTGAAGCACGTTCCATTCATGAACTTTATGTGGAGGCATTTTGCCCAACAG GTTTTGAACGAGGATCTAAGGCTCGTGCTAGGTCAACAAGAGCGAATGAACAACGGGGCAAATGTCTGGAATTGGCCGGTGACATATGACAAGCTAGGAGTGAGGTACAGGCAATGGAGAGACGCCTTGGAACGAGGAGATAAACAACTACCCTTCACCAAATCAACTTAA